A section of the Bacteroidetes Order II. bacterium genome encodes:
- a CDS encoding methyltransferase domain-containing protein, with translation MKLFDLLIDFHKGAYRQGPGSPEETRKAIYLLGIDNQTDLSIADIGCGTGAQTMILATQLQGQITAVDLSPIFLDELNQRAHKNGVAHKIQTLVCAMDDLPFQEEQFDLIWSEGAAYNMGFQQAIRYWKHFLKKGGFMALSEISWLTHNRPEALTQYWTNAYPQIDTVSNKIRVLEENGYTPIGHFILPEHCWIEHYYQPMISRFNMFLEQYDHAPFVVDFIQSEKEEIIQYERYKEYFGYGFYLVKK, from the coding sequence ATGAAACTCTTTGACCTACTCATTGACTTCCACAAAGGGGCTTATCGCCAAGGCCCTGGAAGCCCAGAAGAAACCCGAAAGGCGATTTATCTCCTGGGCATAGACAACCAAACAGACCTGTCTATTGCCGATATTGGTTGTGGTACAGGCGCACAAACCATGATCTTGGCCACACAGTTGCAAGGCCAGATTACAGCGGTAGATCTTTCTCCGATATTCTTAGACGAACTCAACCAAAGAGCACACAAAAACGGGGTGGCACACAAAATTCAAACCCTCGTTTGTGCCATGGATGATTTGCCGTTTCAAGAAGAGCAATTTGACCTCATTTGGTCGGAAGGCGCTGCATACAACATGGGATTCCAACAGGCCATTCGCTATTGGAAGCATTTCCTAAAAAAAGGTGGATTTATGGCCCTCTCCGAAATCTCGTGGCTCACCCATAACCGACCTGAAGCATTAACCCAATATTGGACCAATGCTTATCCGCAAATAGATACCGTGTCTAACAAAATCAGGGTTTTAGAAGAAAATGGATACACGCCCATAGGCCATTTTATTTTACCGGAACACTGTTGGATAGAACACTATTATCAACCTATGATCTCACGGTTCAATATGTTTTTAGAGCAATACGACCATGCACCATTTGTAGTGGATTTTATCCAATCAGAAAAAGAAGAAATAATCCAATACGAACGGTATAAAGAATATTTTGGATATGGGTTTTATTTGGTGAAAAAATGA
- a CDS encoding FHA domain-containing protein, whose protein sequence is MLSPEKRAILSEAMHHFIASLRPYLVEKLSSIPNSTWLRQYRSALPEPQRSLFDAEVEKSETPEELIDFGHLKSISQQHRPLLREDAGPKAANFPVWFEEINDVRTLWAHHRPITPDDADHAFRCMIRIAHLLHLSCYDTLIQLRRDLAVSAPIPVETSNRPNVETILDTLLTALEQHAEKISPQVIVVPDHFVIELHPEAFRALTPLFTRIRNEACIRLDEAVTRLTKPTRITARILEFIWRSETPIVEKSTTWQIEFEDAEDAVSQDYLSIEARFSTLKPTQRGTTTHLTRRFTVRLPDGVTSAKVFSRPDALPTTIRKKSSDLPLARLFHNGTAYDMRKTEITIGRLDEEAPAASNVDIRLKTGSSVSRSHCQIRYQDGYFYIRNMGKYGTTLQGRPLPNASPDDENWDLLPRNARIALGGEAVVVFEALL, encoded by the coding sequence ATGTTATCGCCCGAAAAACGTGCCATCCTCTCCGAAGCCATGCACCACTTCATCGCTTCACTACGGCCATACCTCGTCGAAAAATTATCCTCCATCCCCAACTCCACTTGGCTCCGCCAGTACCGCTCCGCCCTTCCGGAGCCACAACGCTCACTTTTTGACGCAGAAGTCGAAAAGTCGGAAACCCCAGAAGAATTGATAGACTTCGGGCACTTAAAAAGCATTAGCCAACAACACCGTCCTCTATTACGAGAAGATGCGGGTCCTAAAGCGGCCAATTTTCCGGTTTGGTTCGAGGAGATTAATGACGTCCGCACTCTTTGGGCACATCACCGCCCCATTACGCCCGACGACGCGGATCATGCCTTCCGGTGTATGATCCGAATTGCGCACCTACTACACCTCTCTTGCTACGATACCTTAATACAACTAAGACGCGATTTGGCGGTTTCTGCACCAATTCCGGTGGAAACGTCCAACCGCCCCAATGTTGAAACCATTTTGGATACACTCCTAACAGCCTTAGAACAACATGCGGAAAAAATATCGCCCCAAGTCATTGTTGTTCCAGATCATTTTGTCATTGAACTCCATCCAGAAGCCTTTCGCGCACTGACACCCCTCTTTACGCGTATCCGTAACGAAGCCTGTATTCGGTTAGACGAAGCCGTTACGCGATTAACCAAACCTACTCGAATTACCGCTCGGATTCTGGAGTTCATTTGGCGGTCCGAAACCCCTATTGTAGAGAAAAGCACCACTTGGCAAATTGAGTTTGAGGACGCCGAAGATGCGGTCTCGCAAGATTATCTATCCATCGAAGCACGTTTTAGCACCCTCAAGCCTACCCAGCGCGGTACCACGACCCACCTTACCCGTCGTTTTACGGTACGGTTACCGGATGGCGTAACTTCCGCCAAGGTTTTCAGCCGTCCCGATGCGCTTCCAACAACGATTCGAAAAAAATCATCCGACTTGCCGCTCGCCCGTCTCTTCCATAATGGGACCGCCTATGACATGCGAAAGACGGAAATCACAATCGGGCGACTTGACGAAGAAGCGCCTGCGGCATCTAATGTGGACATTCGTTTAAAAACGGGATCTTCGGTCTCACGATCCCATTGTCAAATCCGTTATCAGGATGGATATTTTTACATCCGAAACATGGGGAAGTATGGTACAACCCTCCAAGGCCGCCCATTGCCCAATGCCAGCCCCGACGATGAAAATTGGGATTTGCTCCCCCGAAATGCACGAATAGCGCTTGGCGGTGAAGCGGTTGTGGTCTTTGAAGCCCTCTTATAA